The proteins below are encoded in one region of Micromonospora sp. DSM 45708:
- a CDS encoding putative Ig domain-containing protein — MSALSRLRVWAAPALAGALVLSVLSPPAPVSAQPAAAAKNRSAASAKPATAAAPTTSPRPTVRTGALVEPSAPAAPKKPRAGHRGTLAVVTWQAPADHGSAISGYVVTPHRDGKAAKPVSFDGTATTGTLRLASDKGSWTFTVAARNAVGTGPASPRSAPAKLLALPAAPTIIALSANSTTALLSWTPGSDGGSPVTNWMITPYIGATRQASQTVGPATTGDITGLISGVTYRFTVAARTAAGTGPESPLSFPVTMNVSPTLAFETPPTGAVGVAYVAALDVTRGVPPFTWSIASGTLPPGLTVRTEDGTLSGVPTAAGIFPVVVRVVDAHAQQASRLVTLEIRQAPDLNNAAPPLAEVGAIYSDQLLVTGGTAPFSWSVAGTLPPGLTLNPATGLLSGRPTAAGAYSFTVRVTDAFGLYDTQQFRLLVQPTSVVTLTVESTLVNFGTPSAFHVRIGPGVAEGNVTAIDVLPNGTDRPLGTFPVTLNAADFEVILPAFGLNNFRVQFDATNTNTVVNSNTVTVDVRAVHGQVVIGQFAQSGTAGDQDQFVSLRNTLPIELPIAGFKIQAPGGFSLTVPASARPLPSRRGYLVAGADYSLANILPDLVVPDLGPTGGGFRLVAPDVPSTVTDAAGSAPGFYEGTPLPAFSSPPHVAYAWGRIYQNGQLVDTGNSRNDFRLVSVQLGPIEGVPSALGSPSPRNSLGTYQQNDVLQSTRLDPDVSTAASPNRVVSGSTIILRFRLTNRSSTSAITQARLRISSLSQVNGAPKPNGPTPTPHGNLRVINPTTATSDVTLSNGSVVAVNNLRMDAPATDPPGGGLFTTLTVPLALGGLGPGVSTNVALWLRIETPGPFWVGWDADALGGPVPVPTVATAANGKGHLRKVTRNSVKLTPSHVVSGTVR, encoded by the coding sequence ATGTCCGCTTTGTCCCGCCTGCGCGTCTGGGCCGCCCCGGCCCTCGCCGGCGCGCTCGTCCTGTCGGTGCTGTCACCGCCCGCACCCGTCTCGGCGCAACCCGCCGCCGCGGCCAAGAACCGGTCCGCCGCCTCGGCGAAGCCGGCCACCGCTGCCGCGCCCACCACCTCGCCCCGGCCGACCGTCCGGACCGGCGCACTGGTCGAGCCCTCCGCCCCGGCCGCGCCGAAGAAGCCGCGCGCCGGCCACCGCGGCACCCTGGCGGTCGTCACCTGGCAGGCGCCCGCCGACCACGGCAGCGCCATCAGCGGGTACGTGGTGACGCCACACCGCGACGGCAAGGCGGCCAAGCCGGTGTCGTTCGACGGCACGGCCACCACCGGCACGCTGCGGCTGGCCTCCGACAAGGGGTCGTGGACGTTCACGGTGGCCGCCCGCAACGCCGTCGGCACCGGCCCGGCCAGCCCGCGGTCGGCGCCCGCCAAGCTGCTCGCGCTGCCGGCCGCGCCGACCATCATCGCGCTCAGCGCGAACAGCACCACCGCGCTGCTGAGCTGGACACCCGGCTCCGACGGCGGCTCGCCGGTGACCAACTGGATGATCACCCCGTACATCGGGGCGACGCGGCAGGCGAGCCAGACCGTCGGACCGGCCACCACCGGGGACATCACCGGCCTGATCTCCGGTGTCACCTACCGGTTCACGGTGGCCGCCCGGACCGCGGCCGGCACCGGGCCGGAGTCGCCGCTGTCGTTCCCGGTGACCATGAACGTGTCACCGACGCTGGCGTTCGAGACGCCCCCGACCGGCGCGGTGGGGGTGGCCTACGTGGCGGCCCTCGACGTTACCCGCGGCGTCCCGCCGTTCACCTGGTCGATCGCCTCCGGAACGCTGCCGCCGGGGCTCACCGTGAGGACCGAGGACGGCACCCTCAGCGGTGTGCCCACCGCCGCCGGCATCTTCCCGGTGGTGGTGCGGGTGGTGGACGCGCACGCGCAGCAGGCCAGCCGCCTGGTGACGCTGGAGATTCGCCAGGCGCCCGACCTGAACAACGCGGCCCCGCCGCTCGCCGAGGTGGGCGCGATCTACTCCGACCAGCTCCTGGTGACCGGCGGCACCGCGCCGTTCAGTTGGTCCGTCGCCGGGACGCTGCCGCCGGGGCTCACGCTCAACCCGGCCACCGGGCTGCTGTCCGGGCGGCCCACCGCGGCCGGGGCATACTCGTTTACGGTGCGGGTCACCGACGCGTTCGGGCTCTACGACACCCAGCAGTTCCGGCTGCTCGTCCAACCCACCAGCGTGGTCACCCTCACCGTCGAGAGCACGCTGGTCAACTTCGGCACGCCCAGCGCCTTCCACGTCCGGATCGGACCGGGCGTCGCCGAGGGGAACGTCACCGCGATCGACGTGCTGCCCAACGGCACCGACCGGCCACTCGGCACGTTCCCGGTGACGCTGAACGCCGCGGACTTCGAGGTCATCCTGCCGGCGTTCGGGCTCAACAATTTCCGGGTGCAGTTCGACGCGACGAACACCAACACGGTGGTCAACTCCAACACGGTCACCGTGGACGTCCGCGCGGTGCATGGCCAGGTTGTCATCGGCCAGTTCGCCCAGTCCGGCACCGCCGGCGACCAGGACCAGTTCGTCTCCCTGCGTAACACGCTGCCGATCGAACTGCCGATCGCCGGGTTCAAGATCCAGGCGCCGGGCGGGTTCAGCCTCACCGTCCCGGCCAGCGCCCGGCCGCTGCCGAGCCGGCGGGGCTATCTCGTCGCCGGAGCCGACTACTCGCTGGCCAACATCCTGCCCGACCTGGTGGTGCCCGACCTCGGGCCGACCGGCGGCGGATTCCGCCTGGTGGCGCCGGACGTGCCCAGCACGGTGACCGACGCCGCCGGGTCCGCGCCCGGCTTCTACGAGGGCACCCCGCTGCCGGCGTTCAGCAGCCCGCCGCACGTCGCGTACGCCTGGGGCCGCATCTACCAGAACGGCCAACTGGTGGACACCGGCAACTCGCGGAACGACTTCCGGCTGGTGAGCGTGCAGCTCGGCCCGATCGAGGGGGTGCCGTCCGCGCTGGGCTCCCCGAGCCCGCGCAACTCGCTCGGCACCTACCAGCAGAACGACGTCCTCCAGTCCACCCGGCTGGACCCGGACGTGTCCACCGCGGCCTCGCCGAACCGGGTGGTGAGCGGCAGCACCATCATCCTCCGGTTCCGGCTCACCAACCGCTCGTCCACCTCCGCCATCACCCAGGCGCGGCTGCGGATCAGTTCGCTCAGCCAGGTCAACGGCGCACCGAAGCCGAACGGCCCGACGCCGACACCGCACGGCAACCTACGGGTGATCAACCCGACCACCGCCACCAGCGACGTCACGCTCAGCAACGGAAGCGTGGTCGCGGTGAACAACCTCCGGATGGACGCGCCGGCCACCGACCCGCCCGGCGGCGGCCTGTTCACCACGCTGACCGTCCCGCTGGCGCTCGGCGGCCTCGGTCCGGGCGTGTCGACGAACGTGGCGCTCTGGCTGCGTATCGAGACGCCGGGGCCGTTCTGGGTCGGCTGGGACGCCGACGCGCTCGGCGGCCCGGTGCCCGTA
- a CDS encoding ribonuclease J, which yields MTEAHIDGELPPPLPEGGLRIMPLGGLGAIGRNMTVFEYDGKLLIVDCGVLFPDVEQPGVDLILPDFGPILDRLADVQAIVLTHGHEDHIGAVPYLLAHKPDIPLVGSQFTLALVEAKLAERRIQPYTLTVREGGRERLGPFECEFFAVNHSIPDALAVAIRTPAGLVLHTGDFKMDQLPLDGRITDLAGFARLGAEGVDLLLSDSTNAEIPGFVTPEREIGPVLDSIFAKAKGRIIVASFASHVHRVQQVFDSAAEHGRKVALIGRSMVRNMGIARDLGLLNIPAGLVVGIEEATNLPPEQIVLMSTGSQGEPMSALGRMASGDHRHITIAPGDTVVLASSLVPGNETSVYRVINRLARAGAVVVHKDVAKVHVSGHAPAGELLYLLNVVRPSNLMPVHGEWRHLRAHARLGIESGVAPDRVVLCEDGDVVDLVEGRASLVGRVKSRYVYVDGLAVGDVSESLLTERRILGDGGFIATTVVVDSVTGKVVAGPTLSAKGFSEDPAAFNPVVPLVTEALNRAAADGITDPHQLQQIVRRTVGRWVNDAYRRRPMIVPTVVEV from the coding sequence GTGACCGAGGCGCACATCGACGGTGAGCTGCCCCCGCCGCTGCCGGAGGGCGGCCTGCGGATCATGCCGCTCGGCGGACTCGGCGCGATCGGCCGGAACATGACCGTCTTCGAGTACGACGGCAAGCTGCTGATCGTCGACTGCGGGGTGCTCTTCCCCGACGTCGAGCAGCCGGGCGTGGACCTGATCCTGCCCGACTTCGGCCCGATCCTGGACCGGCTGGCCGACGTGCAGGCGATCGTGCTCACCCACGGCCACGAGGACCACATCGGCGCGGTGCCGTACCTGCTCGCCCACAAGCCGGACATCCCGCTGGTCGGGTCCCAGTTCACGCTGGCGCTGGTCGAGGCGAAGCTGGCCGAGCGGCGGATCCAGCCGTACACGCTGACCGTGCGGGAGGGCGGCCGGGAGCGGCTGGGCCCGTTCGAGTGCGAGTTCTTCGCGGTGAACCACTCGATCCCGGACGCGCTGGCGGTGGCCATCCGCACCCCGGCCGGCCTGGTGCTGCACACCGGCGACTTCAAGATGGACCAGCTCCCGCTGGACGGGCGGATCACCGACCTGGCCGGCTTCGCCCGGCTCGGCGCGGAGGGCGTCGACCTGCTGCTGTCCGACTCGACGAACGCGGAGATCCCCGGCTTCGTCACGCCGGAGCGGGAGATCGGGCCGGTGCTCGACTCGATCTTCGCGAAGGCCAAGGGGCGGATCATCGTCGCCTCGTTCGCCTCGCACGTGCACCGGGTGCAGCAGGTCTTCGACTCGGCGGCCGAGCACGGCCGCAAGGTCGCGCTGATCGGCCGGTCCATGGTCCGCAACATGGGCATCGCCCGCGACCTTGGCCTGCTCAACATCCCGGCCGGCCTGGTGGTCGGCATCGAGGAGGCCACCAACCTGCCGCCCGAGCAGATCGTGCTGATGTCCACCGGTTCGCAGGGCGAGCCGATGAGCGCGCTGGGCCGGATGGCCAGCGGCGACCACCGGCACATCACCATCGCGCCCGGCGACACCGTGGTGCTGGCCTCGTCGCTGGTGCCCGGCAACGAGACCTCGGTCTACCGGGTGATCAACCGGCTGGCCCGGGCCGGTGCCGTGGTGGTGCACAAGGACGTGGCGAAGGTGCACGTCTCCGGTCACGCGCCGGCCGGCGAGTTGCTCTACCTGCTCAACGTGGTGCGGCCGAGCAACCTGATGCCGGTGCACGGCGAGTGGCGGCACCTGCGCGCGCACGCCCGGCTCGGCATCGAGTCCGGTGTCGCGCCGGACCGGGTGGTGCTCTGCGAGGACGGCGACGTGGTCGACCTGGTCGAGGGCCGGGCCAGCCTGGTCGGGCGCGTGAAGAGCCGGTACGTCTACGTCGACGGCCTCGCGGTGGGCGACGTCAGCGAGTCGCTGCTGACCGAGCGCCGGATCCTCGGCGACGGTGGCTTCATCGCCACCACCGTGGTGGTCGACTCGGTCACCGGCAAGGTGGTCGCCGGGCCGACCCTCTCGGCGAAGGGCTTCTCCGAGGACCCGGCCGCGTTCAACCCGGTGGTGCCGCTGGTCACCGAGGCACTGAACCGGGCCGCCGCGGACGGCATCACCGACCCGCACCAGCTCCAGCAGATCGTCCGCCGCACGGTGGGCCGCTGGGTCAACGACGCGTACCGACGCCGTCCGATGATCGTCCCGACAGTGGTCGAGGTCTGA
- the dapA gene encoding 4-hydroxy-tetrahydrodipicolinate synthase, with protein sequence MTHDHSAAPDRGASRPFGRVITAMVTPFTPDGALDPDGAARLARHLVDEQGNDALVLNGTTGESPTTTDAEKETLIRAVVEAVGDRARIVAGVGTNDTRHTVELAAQAEKAGAHGLLVVTPYYNKPPQAGLLHHFTTVADATGLPVMLYDIPHRSGVAIATETLVRLAEHGRIVAVKDAKGDLIATSEVLARSDLAFYSGEDALTLPALAVGAVGVVGTSTHFTGEATQQMIEAFEAGDHAGALALHRRLLPLYTGIFRTQGTILVKAGLTAHGLPAGPVRPPLVEATGDELAQLRADCAAAGLPLPE encoded by the coding sequence ATGACGCACGACCACTCCGCCGCCCCGGACCGCGGCGCGTCGCGCCCGTTCGGGCGGGTGATCACGGCCATGGTGACGCCGTTCACCCCCGACGGCGCGCTCGACCCCGACGGCGCCGCCCGGCTGGCCCGGCACCTCGTCGACGAGCAGGGCAACGACGCGCTGGTGCTCAACGGCACCACCGGTGAGTCGCCGACCACCACCGACGCGGAGAAGGAGACGCTGATCCGCGCCGTGGTGGAGGCGGTCGGCGACCGGGCCCGGATCGTCGCCGGGGTGGGCACCAACGACACCCGGCACACCGTCGAGCTGGCTGCGCAGGCGGAGAAGGCCGGCGCGCACGGCCTGCTCGTGGTCACGCCGTACTACAACAAGCCGCCGCAGGCGGGGCTGCTGCACCACTTCACCACCGTCGCGGACGCCACCGGGCTGCCGGTCATGCTCTACGACATCCCGCACCGCTCCGGCGTCGCGATCGCCACCGAGACGCTGGTCCGGCTCGCCGAGCACGGGCGGATCGTCGCGGTCAAGGACGCCAAGGGCGACCTGATCGCGACCTCGGAGGTGCTGGCCCGCAGCGACCTGGCGTTCTACAGCGGTGAGGACGCGTTGACCCTGCCCGCCCTGGCGGTCGGCGCGGTCGGCGTGGTCGGCACGTCCACGCACTTCACCGGCGAGGCGACCCAGCAGATGATCGAGGCGTTCGAGGCGGGCGACCACGCCGGCGCGCTCGCCCTGCACCGGCGGCTGCTGCCGCTCTACACCGGAATCTTCCGCACCCAGGGCACGATCCTGGTCAAGGCCGGCCTCACGGCCCATGGCCTGCCGGCCGGCCCGGTGCGACCGCCGCTGGTGGAGGCCACCGGCGACGAACTGGCCCAGCTGCGCGCGGACTGCGCCGCGGCGGGCCTGCCCCTGCCCGAATGA
- the thyX gene encoding FAD-dependent thymidylate synthase → MVQPQVKLIAWTQFQTPDDVPWSTDADGGQALAEFAGRACYQSWKKPNPVTATNAGYLAHILEVGHLSVLEHGSVSFYFSGVSRSFTHELIRHRHFSYSQLSQRYVPERDAAMVEPAVIAEDPELHKKFVEASEAAVRAYTDLLEGLEARFTDEPNPTLRRKQARQAARAVLPNATETRIVVTGNYRAWRHFVTMRATEHADVEIRELAIECLRQLQGVAPNVFADFVISTLPDGTEVATSPHAE, encoded by the coding sequence ATGGTGCAGCCCCAGGTCAAGCTGATCGCGTGGACCCAGTTCCAGACGCCGGACGACGTGCCGTGGTCGACCGACGCCGACGGTGGACAGGCGCTCGCCGAGTTCGCCGGCCGGGCCTGCTACCAGAGCTGGAAGAAGCCGAACCCGGTCACCGCGACGAACGCCGGCTACCTGGCGCACATCCTGGAGGTGGGTCACCTCTCGGTGCTGGAGCACGGCTCGGTGAGCTTCTACTTCAGCGGCGTCTCCCGGTCGTTCACGCACGAGCTGATCCGGCACCGGCACTTCTCCTACTCGCAGCTCTCCCAGCGCTACGTGCCCGAGCGGGACGCCGCGATGGTCGAGCCGGCGGTGATCGCCGAGGACCCGGAGCTGCACAAGAAGTTCGTCGAGGCGTCCGAGGCGGCGGTGCGCGCGTACACCGATCTGCTGGAGGGGCTGGAGGCCCGCTTCACCGACGAGCCCAACCCGACGCTGCGCCGCAAGCAGGCCCGGCAGGCGGCCCGGGCCGTGTTGCCGAACGCGACCGAGACCCGGATCGTGGTGACCGGCAACTACCGGGCGTGGCGGCACTTCGTCACGATGCGCGCCACCGAGCACGCCGACGTGGAGATCCGCGAGCTGGCGATCGAGTGCCTGCGGCAGCTCCAGGGCGTCGCGCCGAACGTCTTCGCCGACTTCGTGATCTCCACGCTGCCGGACGGCACCGAGGTGGCGACGTCGCCGCACGCGGAGTGA
- a CDS encoding DUF2752 domain-containing protein, translating to MYGDLVTSVDRPATAPHPQTDAPTHPEPHGHAGPHGHAGPDGHAGPHGHAGAAWPAGVVYQPVEPDRFTRMVLRLHARAPRWAVPLAALGCVGLGMTYALISDPTQSDPDARPTCLLKLTTGLDCPGCGGTRALWYVLHGDLPAAARHHFLFVFALPFLAWLFVAWAGNRAFGWRLPEPRFSPKVIGGFLAAWAVFSVARNLPWAPFPSLYV from the coding sequence GTGTACGGTGACCTCGTGACGAGCGTCGACCGGCCCGCTACCGCGCCGCACCCGCAGACGGACGCGCCCACGCACCCGGAGCCGCACGGGCACGCCGGGCCGCACGGTCATGCCGGGCCTGACGGGCACGCCGGGCCGCACGGGCACGCCGGGGCGGCGTGGCCGGCCGGGGTGGTCTACCAGCCGGTCGAGCCGGACCGGTTCACCCGGATGGTGTTGCGCCTGCACGCCCGCGCCCCACGCTGGGCGGTGCCGCTGGCCGCGCTGGGCTGCGTCGGCCTCGGCATGACGTACGCGTTGATCAGCGACCCCACCCAGAGCGACCCGGACGCCCGGCCGACCTGCCTGCTCAAGCTCACCACCGGGCTCGACTGCCCGGGCTGCGGCGGCACCCGCGCCCTCTGGTACGTGCTGCACGGCGACCTGCCGGCCGCCGCCCGGCACCACTTCCTCTTCGTCTTCGCGCTGCCGTTCCTGGCCTGGCTCTTCGTCGCCTGGGCCGGCAACCGGGCGTTCGGCTGGCGGCTGCCCGAGCCGCGGTTCAGCCCGAAGGTGATCGGTGGTTTCCTGGCCGCCTGGGCGGTCTTCTCGGTGGCCCGCAACCTGCCCTGGGCGCCGTTCCCCTCGCTCTACGTCTGA
- a CDS encoding winged helix-turn-helix domain-containing protein — MAAPESLSLAQARRIALAAQGFADPTPTGVPTRRHLRRVLDRVGLIQMDSVNVLQRAHYLPLYSRLGPYPTALLDTAAHRRPRELFEYWAHEASLVPVGLHPALRWRMAKARDEAWGWMRRIAQEQPELVAWVRDEVAARGPLTAAEIEHDAPRETGNWGWNWSTVKRALEFLFWAGEVTAADRTNSFARRYDLPERVLPAAVLAAPTPTVAEAHRALVALAARSLGVAAEPELRDYFRLPVAGARQAVAELVEAGELTPVTVQGWRQPAYLHADARLPRWVRGNTLVSPFDPLVWERARTERLFGFTYRIEIYVPAPQRVYGYYVLPFRQGERFTARVDLKADRKAGVLLVPAAWVEPGADPGETAVALAAELYRLAGWLGLDAVAPPAAGDLAAPLAAALVGVAGVR; from the coding sequence ATGGCCGCACCGGAATCGCTCTCACTCGCCCAGGCCCGCCGGATCGCCCTGGCCGCCCAGGGCTTCGCCGACCCGACGCCCACCGGCGTGCCCACCCGCCGGCACCTGCGCCGGGTGCTCGACCGGGTCGGGCTGATCCAGATGGACTCGGTCAACGTCCTGCAACGCGCGCACTACCTGCCGCTCTACAGCCGGCTCGGGCCCTACCCGACCGCGCTGCTCGACACCGCCGCCCACCGTCGCCCCCGCGAGCTGTTCGAATACTGGGCGCACGAGGCGTCGCTGGTCCCGGTCGGGCTGCACCCGGCGCTGCGTTGGCGGATGGCCAAGGCGCGCGACGAGGCGTGGGGCTGGATGCGCCGGATCGCCCAGGAGCAGCCCGAGCTGGTCGCGTGGGTCCGCGACGAGGTGGCCGCCCGGGGGCCGCTCACCGCCGCCGAGATCGAGCACGACGCGCCCCGGGAGACCGGCAACTGGGGGTGGAACTGGTCGACCGTCAAGCGGGCGCTGGAGTTCCTGTTCTGGGCCGGTGAGGTCACCGCCGCCGACCGCACCAACTCGTTCGCCCGCCGCTACGACCTGCCCGAGCGGGTGCTGCCGGCCGCCGTGCTGGCGGCGCCCACCCCGACCGTCGCCGAGGCGCACCGCGCCCTGGTGGCGCTCGCGGCCCGGTCGTTGGGCGTCGCCGCCGAGCCGGAGCTGCGGGACTACTTCCGCCTGCCGGTGGCCGGGGCCCGGCAGGCGGTCGCCGAGCTGGTCGAGGCGGGCGAGCTGACGCCGGTCACCGTCCAGGGGTGGCGGCAGCCGGCCTACCTGCACGCCGACGCCCGGCTGCCCCGCTGGGTGCGGGGCAACACGCTGGTCAGCCCGTTCGACCCGCTGGTCTGGGAGCGGGCCCGCACGGAGCGGCTCTTCGGCTTCACCTACCGCATCGAGATCTACGTGCCGGCGCCCCAGCGGGTGTACGGCTACTACGTGCTGCCGTTCCGGCAGGGCGAGCGGTTCACCGCCCGGGTCGACCTCAAGGCCGACCGGAAGGCGGGCGTCCTGCTGGTGCCGGCGGCCTGGGTGGAGCCGGGCGCCGACCCGGGGGAGACGGCCGTCGCGCTCGCCGCCGAGCTGTACCGGCTGGCCGGCTGGCTCGGCCTGGACGCGGTCGCTCCGCCGGCCGCCGGTGACCTGGCCGCGCCGCTGGCCGCCGCGCTGGTGGGCGTGGCCGGTGTACGGTGA
- a CDS encoding GNAT family N-acetyltransferase, whose protein sequence is MPTIRREEPDDAEAIARVHIHGWQAGYAGIMPAEVLRRLNPVAWAQRRRDLGTADPEHPFTTLVAEADGEVTGFTTFGPYRNNQDRGDLDPAYGELLAIYLEPAHWGSGTGRALLAAARDGLAGQGWTEYRLWVLADNARARRFYERAGHSPDGEESAYPVPLHGGRDPVLLRELRYTARLDR, encoded by the coding sequence GTGCCCACCATCCGCCGGGAGGAACCGGACGACGCCGAGGCGATCGCCCGGGTGCACATCCACGGCTGGCAGGCCGGCTACGCCGGCATCATGCCCGCCGAGGTGCTGCGCCGGCTGAACCCGGTCGCCTGGGCGCAGCGCCGCCGCGACCTCGGCACCGCCGACCCGGAACACCCGTTCACCACGCTGGTCGCCGAGGCCGACGGGGAGGTCACCGGCTTCACCACGTTCGGGCCGTACCGGAACAACCAGGACCGCGGCGACCTCGACCCGGCGTACGGCGAACTGCTGGCCATCTACCTGGAGCCGGCGCACTGGGGTTCGGGCACCGGCCGGGCGCTGCTCGCCGCCGCCCGGGACGGGCTGGCCGGGCAGGGCTGGACCGAGTACCGGCTCTGGGTGCTCGCCGACAACGCCCGCGCCCGCCGCTTCTACGAACGGGCCGGGCACTCACCGGACGGTGAGGAGTCCGCCTACCCGGTGCCGCTGCACGGTGGGCGCGACCCGGTCCTGCTCCGCGAGCTGCGCTACACCGCCCGGCTCGACCGCTGA
- a CDS encoding glycosyltransferase family 87 protein: MAQGAGRTTAQVVAVVALAAAVTVFLSVAAVRHGFFDLRVYHGALTYWARDGGEIYDFLKAGTQYGFTYPPFAALVMLPMAYLPWGAAIVVSVAATVLVSAVVIWWLLDPVARRAGWTRWFTLAVALCLAAAYEPMRETVNFGQVNMLLLFLVAVDLLRLLPAGNRWAGVGIGLATAIKLTPGIFIVYLLVTGRWRAAATAVGSAAVATLVAAGLFPDASREFWTEALWNTDRVGELAFVSNQSLRGVVARLDPEHPSTVAWLLLVLATLAVWGWRCRAAVAAGDEATGLALTGAVMCLVSPVTWVHHLVWLLPGLILLVDNGMAAPARGRRRRLLLAAALIGYALLCSRIVWSWEKDFTGVDGFLGSNTYVWISLALLLGLPIRRWAVPTGGDGPVGAAGPAGSAVEPGGVAQLAEQDRVAPTVQRHRVGGLLTVR; this comes from the coding sequence GTGGCGCAGGGTGCCGGGCGGACGACCGCGCAGGTCGTGGCCGTGGTGGCGCTGGCCGCGGCGGTCACCGTGTTCCTCTCCGTGGCGGCGGTACGGCACGGCTTCTTCGACCTGAGGGTCTACCACGGCGCGCTCACCTACTGGGCGCGTGACGGCGGCGAGATCTACGACTTCCTCAAGGCCGGCACCCAGTACGGCTTCACCTACCCGCCGTTCGCGGCGCTGGTCATGCTGCCCATGGCGTACCTGCCGTGGGGCGCGGCGATCGTGGTGAGCGTGGCGGCGACGGTGCTGGTCAGCGCCGTGGTGATCTGGTGGCTGCTGGATCCGGTGGCCCGCCGGGCCGGCTGGACCCGCTGGTTCACGCTCGCGGTCGCGCTCTGCCTGGCCGCCGCGTACGAGCCGATGCGCGAGACGGTCAACTTCGGTCAGGTCAACATGCTGTTGCTGTTCCTGGTGGCGGTGGACCTGCTCCGGCTGCTGCCGGCCGGCAACCGCTGGGCCGGGGTGGGCATCGGCCTGGCCACCGCGATCAAGCTGACCCCCGGCATCTTCATCGTCTACCTGCTGGTCACCGGCCGCTGGCGGGCCGCCGCGACCGCGGTCGGCTCGGCCGCCGTCGCCACGCTGGTGGCCGCCGGGCTCTTCCCGGACGCCTCCCGGGAGTTCTGGACCGAGGCGCTGTGGAACACCGACCGGGTCGGTGAGCTGGCGTTCGTCTCCAACCAGTCGCTGCGCGGCGTGGTCGCCCGGCTCGACCCGGAGCATCCGAGCACCGTGGCCTGGCTGCTGCTGGTCCTGGCCACGTTGGCGGTCTGGGGCTGGCGCTGCCGGGCCGCGGTGGCCGCCGGCGACGAGGCCACCGGCCTGGCCCTGACCGGTGCGGTGATGTGCCTGGTCAGCCCCGTGACCTGGGTGCACCACCTGGTCTGGTTGCTGCCGGGGCTGATCCTGCTGGTCGACAACGGCATGGCGGCCCCCGCCCGCGGCCGGCGGCGCCGTCTGCTGCTGGCCGCCGCGCTGATCGGGTACGCGCTGCTGTGCAGCCGGATCGTCTGGTCCTGGGAGAAGGACTTCACCGGCGTGGACGGCTTCCTCGGCAGCAACACCTACGTGTGGATCAGCCTGGCGCTGCTGCTCGGCCTGCCGATCCGCCGCTGGGCGGTCCCGACCGGCGGCGACGGTCCGGTGGGCGCCGCCGGGCCGGCCGGCTCAGCGGTCGAGCCGGGCGGTGTAGCGCAGCTCGCGGAGCAGGACCGGGTCGCGCCCACCGTGCAGCGGCACCGGGTAGGCGGACTCCTCACCGTCCGGTGA
- a CDS encoding GNAT family N-acetyltransferase, with amino-acid sequence MAEGYVRPARPEDVAEIARIQLATWRVAYRRILPRHVLDNLDEAYLARRWGAAVQEPPSGAHRVLVAVEQAAQSYLVGFAASGPADAEALAPGEPADAFDSGVAAVTDLLVEPRWGRRGHGSRLLAAAVEHWRADGLTRAVAWAFDADAATRAFLGSTGWEPDGATRALDVDDMLVPQLRLHVAVPEDEAPARR; translated from the coding sequence ATGGCTGAAGGCTACGTCCGCCCCGCGCGTCCCGAGGACGTCGCCGAGATCGCCCGCATCCAGCTCGCGACCTGGCGGGTCGCGTACCGCCGGATCCTGCCCCGGCACGTGCTCGACAACCTGGACGAGGCGTACCTCGCCCGGCGGTGGGGCGCGGCGGTGCAGGAGCCGCCCTCGGGCGCGCACCGGGTGCTGGTCGCCGTCGAACAGGCCGCGCAATCCTATCTGGTGGGGTTCGCCGCCTCCGGTCCGGCCGACGCCGAGGCGCTCGCCCCGGGCGAGCCGGCCGACGCGTTCGACTCGGGCGTGGCCGCGGTGACCGATCTGCTTGTCGAGCCGCGCTGGGGGCGACGCGGGCACGGCAGCCGGCTGCTCGCCGCCGCGGTCGAGCACTGGCGCGCGGACGGGCTCACCCGCGCGGTGGCGTGGGCGTTCGACGCGGACGCGGCGACCCGCGCGTTCCTCGGCTCGACCGGCTGGGAGCCGGACGGCGCGACCCGGGCGCTGGACGTGGACGACATGCTGGTGCCCCAGCTCCGGCTGCACGTGGCCGTCCCGGAGGACGAGGCGCCGGCGCGGCGATGA